A stretch of Blastocatellia bacterium DNA encodes these proteins:
- the tssK gene encoding type VI secretion system baseplate subunit TssK → MSHYRKVVWNEGMLLTPHHLQQWDNYFEDQIASRLTAFIPYQWGVINLQINHESISNGIFELIHCQAIMPDGLLVNLPQPDPLPETRTLTKHFDTTTENLEIYLAIATKRMGSVNFQAPNKEKSANLRYSQVPGTVIDETTGENEQQIAFAKPNFRLLFSEELKEGYSSLKIAEVVRTTTGQLTLSENYIPPILNISASSWLLNMLRQLIEILITKSTTLGDQRRQRASSLADFTTSEVAVFWLLHTVNASIPKLTHLLRTRIVHPERLYEVLAELAGKLITFSIDKHPKDIVRYDHDNLYLTFNQLMLQIRELLETVIPTRCVAIALENVRESLYVGRVQDDRLLHDAAFFLAIKAQVAESFLIDRVPRIIKVASRDVIDAVVGSALPGVTLRHASPPPSPIPTRVGFHYFGFDSIGPYWDTIRGSKTIAIYVPDEFPEVKLELYAVKP, encoded by the coding sequence ATGAGCCATTACCGCAAAGTAGTTTGGAATGAAGGGATGCTCCTTACTCCTCATCATTTGCAACAATGGGATAATTATTTTGAAGACCAAATAGCTTCACGCCTAACAGCCTTTATCCCTTATCAATGGGGAGTAATTAACCTTCAAATCAACCATGAATCTATAAGTAATGGTATTTTTGAACTAATACATTGTCAGGCAATAATGCCAGATGGGTTATTAGTTAACTTACCACAACCAGACCCTTTACCAGAAACACGAACTTTAACAAAACATTTTGATACTACTACAGAAAATTTAGAAATTTACTTAGCAATAGCAACAAAACGCATGGGAAGTGTGAATTTTCAAGCACCTAATAAGGAAAAATCCGCAAACCTACGTTATAGCCAGGTGCCTGGCACTGTAATTGACGAAACAACAGGAGAAAATGAACAACAAATAGCTTTTGCTAAACCTAATTTTCGCTTGCTTTTCTCTGAAGAACTGAAAGAAGGTTATAGTAGTTTGAAAATTGCAGAAGTTGTACGTACTACTACAGGACAGTTAACTTTGTCAGAAAATTATATTCCACCAATATTAAATATAAGCGCATCTAGCTGGCTACTTAATATGTTAAGACAGTTAATAGAAATTCTTATTACCAAAAGTACAACTTTAGGGGATCAAAGAAGGCAAAGAGCTAGTTCTTTAGCTGATTTTACTACATCTGAAGTTGCTGTTTTTTGGTTACTTCATACAGTAAATGCTTCAATTCCAAAGTTAACGCATCTCTTACGCACTAGGATTGTACACCCAGAACGCTTATATGAAGTATTAGCTGAACTTGCTGGTAAGTTAATAACATTTTCTATTGATAAACATCCTAAAGATATAGTGCGATATGATCACGATAACTTATATTTGACCTTTAACCAATTAATGTTGCAAATTCGTGAACTTTTAGAAACCGTAATACCTACTCGATGTGTGGCAATAGCTTTAGAAAATGTGCGTGAATCTCTTTATGTTGGTAGAGTTCAAGATGATAGATTACTACATGACGCAGCATTTTTCTTAGCAATAAAAGCACAAGTAGCAGAGAGTTTTTTAATTGACCGTGTGCCTCGAATTATCAAAGTAGCCTCCAGAGATGTAATTGATGCTGTAGTGGGTTCTGCATTGCCAGGTGTTACTCTAAGACATGCATCTCCTCCACCTTCTCCAATACCTACTAGAGTTGGATTTCATTACTTTGGTTTTGATAGTATCGGCCCTTACTGGGATACAATTCGCGGCTCAAAAACAATCGCTATTTATGTTCCAGATGAGTTTCCAGAAGTAAAGTTAGAACTTTACGCGGTAAAACCTTAA
- a CDS encoding DotU family type IV/VI secretion system protein has protein sequence MSNVITLNTISSAELSNLLDNSQNPLLVMATPILELILKLKSGIVSPSSDLRTTFSNLLKEMEFQASKLSYSSQAVQSGKFALAAFIDETVLTADFPLRQEWEKYPLQLEYFGEHLAGVKFFERLEEFLKESLQNIDVIELYYVCLLLGYKGRYKIYLEDQLKELINNVAGHLTQANRLTTSSLSPHAKANDQPKPIINLGLPLWIKLTTITVFALSIFIYIIFKLLLNNQLIDAKEQLLR, from the coding sequence ATGTCTAATGTAATAACACTTAACACTATTTCTAGTGCAGAGTTATCTAATCTATTAGATAATAGCCAAAATCCTTTGTTAGTAATGGCTACACCAATTTTAGAATTAATATTAAAGTTAAAATCAGGCATTGTTAGCCCCTCTAGTGATTTAAGAACTACTTTTAGTAATTTATTAAAAGAAATGGAGTTTCAAGCTAGTAAGTTAAGCTATTCATCACAAGCCGTTCAATCTGGCAAATTTGCTTTAGCCGCTTTTATTGATGAAACTGTGTTAACGGCAGATTTTCCACTTCGTCAAGAATGGGAAAAATATCCATTACAACTAGAATATTTTGGAGAACATCTAGCAGGGGTAAAATTTTTTGAACGTTTAGAAGAATTTCTTAAAGAAAGTCTACAGAATATAGATGTTATTGAACTTTACTATGTTTGTTTATTACTTGGATATAAGGGACGATATAAAATTTATTTAGAGGATCAACTTAAAGAATTAATTAACAATGTAGCCGGACATTTAACACAAGCAAATAGGTTAACAACTTCTAGTCTTTCACCACATGCTAAAGCTAATGATCAGCCTAAACCTATTATCAATCTTGGGCTACCTCTTTGGATAAAATTAACCACAATTACAGTTTTTGCTCTTAGTATATTTATTTATATTATTTTTAAGTTATTGCTCAATAACCAGCTAATAGATGCTAAAGAACAGCTACTAAGATAA
- the glgP gene encoding alpha-glucan family phosphorylase, translated as MYEDIKIAYFSMEMGFVTDMPTYSGGLGVLAGDTIRSAADLKIPMIGLTLIHRKGYFYQKLDSTGTQIEEPVEWVDNDFLQEMPERVSIILEGRPIQLRCWKYEAIGVTNYRVNVYFLDSDLPENSPWDRTLTNHLYGGDKRYRLCQEAILGIGGIRMLEALGYKNISRFHMNEGHASLLALELLATETSKWGRDYITDDDIQAVRKKCIFTTHTPVPAGHDKFPMDLVENVLGKHIALEKKDIFYCDGLLNMTYLALNLSHYVNGVAKRHGEISRSMFGGYNIDSITNGVHAGTWVSPSFQELYERYIPGWRQDNFNFRYGLSIPNQEIWKAHFQAKKKLIHYANKFTNVGMDVDFFTIGFARRAAVYKRPDLLFYDIERLKEMQNKLGPIQIIYAGKAHPNDLEGKELIKHIFQAKNALKDYIKVSYIENYDMELGQLLTSGVDVWLNTPQPPLEASGTSGMKAALNGIPSLSVLDGWWIEGCIEGVTGWAIETNGWGAEGSKDSIVRQKDAISLYEKLENVVIPMFYNNQDKYIDIMKHTIALNGSFFNSHRMLQQYMLNAYFQ; from the coding sequence ATGTATGAAGACATAAAAATAGCTTATTTTTCAATGGAAATGGGATTTGTTACTGATATGCCAACCTATAGTGGAGGATTAGGAGTTTTGGCAGGTGATACTATTCGTTCTGCCGCAGACTTAAAAATTCCTATGATTGGGCTTACGCTTATTCATCGCAAAGGCTATTTTTATCAAAAGCTTGATTCTACTGGAACACAAATTGAAGAGCCTGTAGAGTGGGTAGATAATGACTTTTTACAAGAAATGCCTGAGCGAGTTAGTATTATTTTAGAAGGTCGGCCAATACAATTAAGATGTTGGAAATATGAAGCTATTGGTGTCACAAATTATCGTGTAAATGTCTACTTTCTAGATAGTGATTTACCAGAAAATAGCCCGTGGGATAGAACTTTAACTAATCATCTTTACGGTGGGGACAAACGTTATCGCTTATGTCAAGAAGCTATTCTTGGCATAGGTGGCATAAGAATGCTAGAAGCATTGGGATATAAAAATATTTCTCGTTTTCATATGAATGAAGGTCATGCAAGCCTCTTAGCCCTAGAACTTTTAGCAACAGAAACATCTAAATGGGGACGTGACTATATTACAGATGATGATATTCAAGCTGTAAGAAAAAAATGTATTTTTACTACTCATACACCTGTTCCAGCAGGACATGATAAATTTCCAATGGATTTAGTAGAAAATGTTTTAGGTAAACATATTGCTCTTGAAAAAAAAGATATTTTTTATTGTGATGGCTTATTAAATATGACTTATTTAGCACTTAATCTTAGTCATTATGTTAATGGTGTAGCAAAACGTCATGGTGAAATTTCTCGCTCAATGTTTGGAGGCTATAACATTGATTCTATAACTAACGGAGTACATGCAGGTACTTGGGTTTCACCATCATTTCAAGAACTTTATGAACGCTATATTCCTGGTTGGCGACAAGATAATTTTAATTTTCGCTATGGCTTAAGTATTCCTAATCAAGAAATTTGGAAAGCACACTTTCAAGCTAAAAAGAAATTAATTCATTATGCTAATAAATTTACTAATGTAGGAATGGATGTAGATTTCTTTACTATTGGTTTTGCTCGTCGTGCAGCCGTTTATAAACGTCCTGACCTTTTGTTTTATGATATTGAACGATTAAAAGAGATGCAAAATAAGTTAGGGCCAATTCAAATTATTTATGCTGGTAAAGCTCATCCTAATGATTTAGAAGGTAAAGAGCTAATTAAACATATCTTTCAAGCTAAAAATGCTTTGAAAGATTATATTAAGGTATCTTACATTGAAAATTATGATATGGAATTAGGACAACTTTTAACTTCTGGTGTAGATGTTTGGTTAAATACTCCTCAACCTCCTTTAGAAGCTTCTGGAACAAGTGGAATGAAAGCGGCATTAAATGGTATCCCTAGTCTTAGTGTGCTAGATGGTTGGTGGATTGAAGGTTGTATTGAAGGCGTTACTGGATGGGCAATAGAAACTAATGGTTGGGGAGCAGAAGGTTCCAAAGATTCAATTGTCCGTCAAAAAGATGCTATTTCTCTTTATGAAAAATTAGAAAATGTTGTAATACCTATGTTTTACAATAATCAAGATAAATATATAGATATTATGAAGCATACTATTGCTTTAAATGGTTCTTTTTTTAATTCACATAGAATGCTGCAACAATATATGTTAAATGCTTATTTTCAATAA